From the Alloalcanivorax dieselolei B5 genome, one window contains:
- a CDS encoding PA3496 family putative envelope integrity protein yields MSNRRADRDYESEDLLMNDDFDLVDDDNDEELQEERSARARSFNMDMRHRIEDRLEERRLKRELSEYEFLDFEDDDTLH; encoded by the coding sequence ATGAGTAACCGCCGCGCTGACCGTGACTATGAATCGGAAGATCTGCTGATGAATGATGATTTTGACCTTGTCGATGACGACAACGATGAGGAACTCCAGGAGGAACGCAGCGCCCGCGCTCGCAGTTTCAACATGGATATGCGTCATCGTATCGAGGATCGGCTGGAGGAGCGCCGTCTGAAACGGGAGCTTAGCGAGTACGAGTTCCTTGATTTTGAAGACGACGATACTCTGCACTGA
- a CDS encoding enhanced serine sensitivity protein SseB C-terminal domain-containing protein, whose translation MTEREENDLERLLRLAASEPAHRPEFYQRLLESTVYVLGTANGGGGQTTLEAGSQVNLAQWEKQDGSSAIPFFSSLELLQQAIEEEQSYLALPARSLFEMTEGATLYLNPRLPHGKEFVSAEVRGLLNGGVGGAPEQRTVEQDTEVLLGQPAEYPARIVDSLTQLLVKHGNVKRAFLTLMHDRSVSEHPSLVVGIEAEGDIEPVMRECGQVIGDTVSEGKAVDLYRIAENDERLSRYFVEQVEPFYQRRRGSRPRIFFKAGNA comes from the coding sequence ATGACGGAAAGGGAAGAAAACGATCTGGAACGCCTGCTGCGGCTGGCAGCCAGCGAACCGGCTCACCGGCCGGAGTTCTACCAGCGGCTGCTGGAATCCACGGTCTATGTGCTGGGCACCGCCAATGGCGGTGGTGGGCAGACCACCCTGGAGGCCGGCAGTCAGGTCAATCTGGCGCAATGGGAGAAGCAGGACGGGAGCTCGGCGATTCCGTTCTTCTCGTCCCTGGAGCTGTTGCAGCAAGCCATTGAGGAGGAGCAATCCTACCTGGCGCTGCCGGCCCGTTCCTTGTTCGAGATGACCGAGGGCGCGACTCTCTATCTCAACCCGCGCCTGCCCCACGGCAAGGAGTTCGTGTCGGCGGAAGTGCGGGGGCTGCTGAACGGCGGTGTTGGCGGTGCGCCGGAGCAACGCACGGTGGAGCAGGATACCGAGGTGCTGTTGGGACAGCCGGCCGAATATCCGGCCAGAATAGTGGATTCCCTGACCCAACTTCTGGTCAAGCACGGCAATGTGAAACGCGCCTTTCTGACACTGATGCATGATCGCTCCGTCAGCGAGCACCCCTCCTTGGTGGTCGGTATCGAGGCGGAAGGCGACATCGAGCCGGTGATGCGCGAATGCGGTCAGGTCATTGGTGACACCGTGAGCGAAGGGAAGGCGGTGGATCTGTATCGGATCGCGGAGAATGACGAACGGCTCAGCCGCTATTTCGTGGAGCAGGTGGAGCCGTTTTATCAGCGTCGCCGGGGATCCCGGCCGCGCATTTTTTTCAAGGCTGGAAACGCCTGA
- a CDS encoding DCC1-like thiol-disulfide oxidoreductase family protein: MAEPNVVLVYDKQCPACDNYCRWVRLRDAVGPLQLVDAREDTEILSEITARGWDIDQGMVLKVGEQLYYGADAIHALALMGSRSGLFNRLNYWMFRSPRMASVLYPVLRALRNLLLKALRKSKINNLGKADNERF; the protein is encoded by the coding sequence ATGGCGGAACCGAATGTGGTGCTGGTCTATGACAAACAATGTCCCGCCTGCGACAACTATTGCCGCTGGGTTCGCCTGCGCGATGCCGTCGGCCCCTTGCAACTGGTGGACGCGCGCGAGGACACTGAGATTCTGAGTGAGATCACCGCCCGTGGCTGGGACATTGATCAGGGCATGGTGTTGAAGGTCGGAGAGCAACTCTATTATGGTGCCGACGCCATCCACGCGCTGGCGTTGATGGGCAGCCGTTCCGGGCTGTTCAACCGCTTGAATTACTGGATGTTCCGTTCTCCCAGGATGGCATCCGTGTTGTACCCGGTGCTGCGTGCCCTGCGTAACTTGTTACTCAAGGCATTACGGAAAAGCAAAATCAATAACCTTGGCAAGGCGGACAACGAGCGTTTTTAG
- a CDS encoding GNAT family N-acetyltransferase has protein sequence MKQPVAELNTERLRLRQWRPADRAPFAAMNADPEVMQFFPETMNEAQSQAMADHCEALIAERGWGFWALEQQQQKRFLGFVGLNIPNVMLPFQPCVEIGWRLRRDAWGNGYATEAARAVLEFGFNNLELEEIVAFTSVLNYRSQAVMERLGMERQEETFDHPSVPEGMPIREHCLYRLSAGHWRRR, from the coding sequence ATGAAACAACCGGTTGCCGAACTGAACACCGAGCGTCTGCGTTTGCGCCAGTGGCGGCCCGCGGATCGTGCTCCGTTCGCGGCTATGAACGCGGACCCGGAAGTGATGCAATTCTTCCCCGAGACCATGAACGAGGCGCAGAGCCAGGCCATGGCGGATCATTGCGAGGCATTGATCGCCGAACGCGGCTGGGGCTTCTGGGCGCTGGAGCAACAGCAACAGAAGCGGTTTCTGGGCTTTGTCGGCCTCAATATCCCCAACGTCATGCTGCCGTTCCAGCCCTGCGTGGAAATCGGCTGGCGTCTGCGCCGCGATGCCTGGGGTAACGGCTATGCCACGGAAGCCGCCAGAGCGGTGCTCGAGTTCGGTTTTAACAACCTGGAGCTGGAGGAAATCGTTGCCTTCACCAGCGTACTGAATTACCGCTCCCAGGCAGTGATGGAGCGGCTGGGCATGGAGCGGCAGGAGGAAACCTTCGACCATCCCAGCGTGCCGGAAGGCATGCCAATACGGGAGCACTGTCTTTACCGGCTGTCCGCCGGGCACTGGCGCCGACGCTAG
- the panB gene encoding 3-methyl-2-oxobutanoate hydroxymethyltransferase → MKKHAQALMEMKGRTPIAMLTAYTCPVARAVERASIPVILVGDTVGMVEMGFESTRDVTIDHMTYHVGAVRRGAPETHIIGDLPYLTDKDPDTALWNARRLIAAGADSVKLEGAKTEVIRHLVDNGIAVVGHTGLTPQTAKSFTKVGRTEQEARQVLEDAIAIQEAGAFMIVLEHIPYDLGATLTDTLGIPTIGIGAGPDCDGQVLVINDALGLGDYWPPFSKQYAHVSRTILQVAEDFAGEVASREFPNNIIAFPGSGKA, encoded by the coding sequence ATGAAAAAGCACGCACAGGCTTTGATGGAAATGAAAGGGCGGACGCCCATCGCCATGTTGACCGCCTATACCTGCCCGGTGGCCCGGGCGGTGGAACGGGCATCGATTCCGGTGATCCTGGTGGGGGATACCGTGGGCATGGTGGAGATGGGCTTCGAGAGCACCCGTGACGTGACCATCGACCACATGACCTATCACGTCGGTGCCGTACGCCGTGGCGCGCCGGAAACCCACATCATCGGTGACTTGCCCTACCTGACCGACAAGGATCCGGACACCGCGCTGTGGAACGCCCGCCGCCTGATCGCCGCCGGCGCGGACAGCGTAAAACTGGAGGGCGCCAAGACCGAGGTGATCCGGCATCTGGTGGACAACGGTATCGCGGTGGTCGGACACACCGGCCTGACTCCGCAAACCGCCAAGAGCTTCACCAAGGTGGGACGCACGGAACAGGAAGCCAGGCAGGTGCTGGAGGATGCCATCGCCATCCAGGAGGCGGGTGCCTTCATGATCGTGCTGGAACACATTCCCTACGATCTGGGCGCGACGCTCACCGACACCCTGGGGATTCCCACCATCGGTATCGGTGCCGGTCCGGACTGCGACGGCCAGGTGCTGGTGATCAATGATGCCCTGGGACTGGGCGATTACTGGCCGCCGTTCTCCAAGCAGTACGCCCACGTCAGCCGTACCATTTTGCAGGTGGCGGAGGACTTCGCCGGTGAGGTGGCCTCCCGTGAGTTCCCCAACAATATCATTGCCTTCCCCGGCTCAGGGAAAGCCTAA
- a CDS encoding LSm family protein, protein MADWLVVVGVSMAVMATVGLIRQAAWRGHSLVLFVLPVAGLQQVQENWEAYGRLALLRVAGLVITLAGLGLMYVDYRENATIPLMPGQVVSGGADITSSPFVRSSEAALLMARGEGHPLTGRLHGTDLKTPQVTLVNGVLTVHQGDGVLPELSVSLLLNWPAEAIRERRTLLVSPWEEQGPEVHLSWTPAGQQYPETRIIRNGYRLDLALAPRDRSGFSGTIQLVLPDEKNSYLVGDFTARPNHLRYRDGKVDAAFDHPDTLAWVAEQYLQTQFPAGVLQNVEVENVTLRRAAGEGRVEVRLTRSDGGGGRRQLGLEKNPVGWAVTPGSMTGGRQPSPEPSRPPESAEPRGPDTSEPLTDLLALAPLTGTELTVRESSGRERTGVLTRVASDRLWLRLALGAGNAEIAVDGAHIDSLGSHDGRRWQVATPSVADTPSAVAPGDDPVAPEVPYQALLGRQVRVTTGDGKTQEGRLQAVEGGRITLTVPVGAGTVEYFHALPDIVSMEAVR, encoded by the coding sequence ATGGCGGATTGGCTGGTGGTAGTGGGCGTCAGCATGGCGGTCATGGCCACGGTGGGGCTGATCAGGCAGGCGGCCTGGCGCGGCCACAGCCTGGTCCTGTTCGTATTGCCGGTGGCGGGCCTGCAACAAGTGCAGGAGAACTGGGAGGCCTATGGCCGGCTCGCGTTGCTGCGGGTGGCGGGGCTGGTGATCACCCTGGCGGGCCTGGGGCTGATGTACGTGGACTACCGCGAAAACGCAACGATTCCCCTGATGCCCGGCCAGGTGGTGAGCGGCGGCGCCGACATTACCAGCAGCCCCTTCGTACGCTCCTCGGAAGCGGCACTGCTGATGGCCCGTGGCGAGGGGCATCCGCTCACCGGCCGGTTGCACGGCACCGATCTGAAAACCCCTCAGGTGACCCTGGTCAACGGTGTTTTGACGGTACACCAGGGGGACGGTGTGCTGCCGGAGCTGTCCGTCAGTCTGCTTTTGAACTGGCCGGCGGAGGCGATCCGCGAACGCCGTACCTTGCTGGTGTCGCCCTGGGAAGAACAGGGACCGGAAGTGCATCTTTCCTGGACGCCCGCCGGCCAGCAATACCCGGAAACGCGCATCATCCGTAACGGCTACCGCCTTGATCTGGCGCTGGCGCCACGGGATCGCAGCGGCTTCAGCGGCACCATTCAACTGGTCTTGCCGGATGAGAAAAACAGCTATCTGGTGGGGGACTTCACCGCCCGCCCCAATCACTTGCGCTACCGGGACGGCAAGGTGGACGCCGCGTTTGATCACCCGGACACCCTGGCCTGGGTGGCGGAGCAGTATTTGCAGACCCAGTTCCCCGCCGGGGTACTGCAAAACGTGGAAGTGGAAAATGTGACCCTGCGCCGTGCCGCCGGCGAGGGCCGGGTGGAGGTTCGTCTGACCCGCTCCGATGGCGGCGGTGGGCGGCGTCAGCTCGGCCTGGAGAAGAACCCGGTGGGGTGGGCGGTGACACCGGGCTCCATGACCGGGGGCCGCCAGCCGTCGCCGGAACCGTCACGGCCGCCGGAATCGGCCGAACCCCGGGGACCGGACACCTCGGAGCCGCTGACCGACTTGCTAGCGCTAGCGCCACTGACCGGCACCGAACTGACGGTGCGCGAAAGCAGTGGCCGGGAGCGCACCGGTGTGCTGACCCGGGTCGCCAGCGATCGGCTCTGGCTGCGCCTGGCGCTGGGTGCCGGCAACGCCGAAATCGCCGTGGACGGCGCCCACATCGACAGCCTGGGCAGCCACGATGGCCGCCGCTGGCAAGTGGCGACGCCCTCCGTTGCCGATACGCCGTCGGCGGTGGCGCCGGGCGATGACCCGGTGGCCCCGGAGGTGCCTTATCAGGCGCTGCTGGGGCGTCAGGTACGGGTTACCACCGGGGACGGCAAAACCCAGGAGGGACGCTTGCAGGCGGTGGAAGGCGGGCGTATTACTTTGACTGTGCCGGTGGGTGCCGGCACAGTGGAATACTTCCATGCACTACCCGACATTGTGTCCATGGAGGCGGTTCGGTGA
- a CDS encoding DUF4328 domain-containing protein, with amino-acid sequence MEQGSPNQGEGTPYAPPRADLSEKPLQPEALIDTGGLTKWAIRLLYADMAMAAVAVISGLLEYRLLIRIRDGVVLSDQAIQTTAIRQGVVGLVQTLVLFTAVILVARWIYRANQNCRRLGARDMRFTPGWAVGWYFIPVLSMWKPFQAMKEIWRASAAPADWRRQSTPMLMPVWWGMWLLSLMLGSAIIQLARHADSVDDYLLLGQVTLVADFLEIPLAFALIVLIRRIHAMQRSGAMSAEQAWGVNRTA; translated from the coding sequence ATGGAACAGGGAAGCCCGAATCAGGGGGAGGGGACGCCTTACGCACCGCCGCGGGCGGATCTGTCGGAAAAACCGCTGCAACCGGAGGCGTTGATTGACACCGGTGGGCTGACCAAATGGGCCATACGCTTGTTGTACGCGGATATGGCCATGGCGGCGGTGGCGGTCATCTCCGGATTGCTGGAATATCGACTGTTGATCCGGATCCGCGACGGCGTGGTGTTAAGCGATCAGGCTATTCAGACCACGGCCATTCGCCAGGGCGTGGTTGGCCTGGTGCAAACCCTCGTTCTGTTCACCGCCGTGATTCTGGTGGCCCGTTGGATCTACCGCGCCAATCAGAACTGCCGCAGGCTGGGGGCGCGGGACATGCGATTCACGCCGGGCTGGGCGGTGGGCTGGTACTTCATTCCCGTGCTCAGTATGTGGAAGCCGTTTCAGGCGATGAAGGAAATCTGGCGCGCCAGTGCCGCCCCCGCCGATTGGCGGCGTCAATCCACGCCAATGCTGATGCCGGTATGGTGGGGGATGTGGCTGCTGTCCCTGATGCTCGGGTCGGCCATCATACAACTGGCTCGTCATGCGGATTCCGTGGATGATTACCTGCTCCTTGGTCAAGTGACGCTGGTGGCCGACTTTCTGGAGATACCGCTGGCTTTCGCGTTGATCGTATTGATCCGGCGTATCCATGCCATGCAGCGGTCCGGCGCCATGTCCGCCGAGCAGGCATGGGGGGTAAATCGTACGGCGTGA